The genomic stretch AAGCACTTTATATATACAAATGCTTCTTATAAGCATGCAATAAATGTATTAAAGAGACTTGATATTTTAGATTTATTTAATGATATAGTTTCTATTGAGACAACAGATTTCTACCCAAAACCGACGGAAGAAGGTTTTTTAAGATTTATAGATAAAACTGGAATTGATTGTAAAAGATCTATTTTTCTAGATGACAATATAAACAATCTTATAACAGCAAAAAAATTTGGCATTAAAACTGTCTTAGTTGGAAATGTTTTAAATATAAATAATAATATTGATTATAAAATTAATAATATATATAATATAAATAAATTATATAGTGAGATTATCCTATAAAATAGATTGGAGGTAAATAAATGGCCG from Deferribacterota bacterium encodes the following:
- a CDS encoding pyrimidine 5'-nucleotidase, producing MNFIFDLDETLYNPSIPIMQIIGDKINRYMRKKLNFDSGEIEEKRKYFKLKYGTTLSGLMNECKIDPYDFLDYVHNLEYNRLLKRDVFLRSILKNVNGKHFIYTNASYKHAINVLKRLDILDLFNDIVSIETTDFYPKPTEEGFLRFIDKTGIDCKRSIFLDDNINNLITAKKFGIKTVLVGNVLNINNNIDYKINNIYNINKLYSEIIL